Part of the Virgibacillus necropolis genome, ACCATAATCGCCACCAATATCAGCGCCTTCATCCCATTCAATACCTAACCATTTCAAAAATTCAAGCTGGCTTTCTTCCCCTCCAACCACATTACGCTTAGCATCTGTATCTTCAGTTCGGATAATAAATTTACCATCAAAATGCTTGGCATACAGATAGTTAAATAAAGCTGTACGCGCATTTCCTATATGTAAATGACCAGTAGGACTTGGCGCGTATCGTACACGAACATCTTTTGTCATGATGTTACCCCTTCCACGTTTTTTAGTCTCTGACGCTTTTCGTCGCTGAGCAAGCCTGCTCCGCTTTTCTTGTCTAGCTGCGGCTCCTTGGGGTTCGCGTCATAAGCAATGAACACTCCCGAGTGCAAAGAGCAGCACTCTTCGGTTCTTTGCTTATGCGTTTCACCCCAGAACAGTCGCCTCCGCTTTTCTTGTCTAGCTGCGGCTCCTAGAAGCTGCCGTCATAAGCAAGGAACTCTCGAACGCGGTAACCCATGCGTTCTACGGTTCATTGCTTATGCATCCGCTTCTGACCAGTCGCCTCCGCTTTTCTTAATAACAAAAAGCGATAACAGGACTTGTTATCACCTTTTGGTTTCCTTTTTAAGTTATACCCTTTTTACTGTGCTTTTTCAAGTAATTTTGGTTTTGCAAAAATCATTCTACCTGCAGATGTTTGCAGAACACTTGTAATTAATACTTCTATTGTTTTGCCGATATAATTACGTCCTTCTTCCACAACAATCATTGTGCCATCATCTAAATAAGCAATTCCTTGATTCTGTTCTTTACCATCTTTAATCACTTGAACCATCAACTCTTCTCCAGGTAATACAACTGGTTTAACAGCGTTTGCCAAATCGTTAATGTTCAATACATGAACACCTTGGAAATCACAAACTTTATTCAAGTTAAAATCATTGGTAACAACTATACCATCTATTACTTTCGCCAGCTTGATTAGCTTGCTATCAACCTCTTGTATTTCTTCAAAATCACCTTCATAGATTTCAACATTTACTGGAATTTCCTTTTGGATTCGGTTTAAAACATCAAGTCCACGTCGCCCTCTATTCCGCTTCAAGACATCAGAGGAATCAGCAATATGCTGTAATTCACCCAGAACAAATTCTGGAATAACGATTGTTCCTTCTAAAAAACTAGTTTGACATATATCAGCTATTCGCCCGTCAATAATTACACTAGTATCAAGTATTTTTGCTTTAGGCTGAATTCTTTCAGTAGTTTCTGTTTCATCTGATTTTTTACGTTCTCTATCTTTTCTATTTACCGTAAGGAGAGTTAAAAACTCATCACGACGTCTAAATCCAACTTGAAAACCAAAGTAACCTAAGAAAAACGTTAAAAATAGCGGAATAACTTGTGAAACCAATTCAATTTGAATATCTTTTAATGGAATATTGATTAAAAATGCAATTACTAACCCAATAATTAATCCTAAACTTCCAAAGAATAAATCACCTACTGGTAATTTGATGAGTGTATCTTCAGTCCATCGCAGGAACCCTACGATATAGTCTGTTGCCCAGTATGTGATAAGAAATAGAATGATTGCACCTAACAATAAACCTAAATATGGTGACGCCACCCACTTCACATCAGTAAAATTCAACAATTTAATAATATCCGGGATATATAAATATCCAATGGTAGCTCCTGCAATAAGAAAAAATAAATGCACAATTTTTTTCAGCACCATTTCCACCTCCTATCATTTAGTATTACCTATTTCTTTATATAATAACCCCGTCTCAAGCCATAACTGGGCATTTCTGTATTTAAAGAATAACATAACCGTTATTTTCAGTCAATTTGGTAAACAATATATTTTATCACAGTAGTATTAATGTGTCAATTTGTATTAATTTGGAAATTATTAGCATATTACTTGGAAACACCAACATTTAATGCTTCCTGGACACTATTCACGCCTATAACCTGAATAGAGCTTGGCGGTGTCCATCCACCTAAATTTTTCTTTGGACAGATAACCCGCTTAAACCCAAGCTTGGCCGCTTCCTGAACCCTTTGCTCAATTCGGGAGACACGTCTTATTTCCCCAGTTAAGCCAACTTCTCCAACGAAAATATCATCTGGTTTTGTGGGTTGATCACGAAAGCTTGATGCTATACTTACCGCTATCGCTAAATCAATAGCAGGCTCGTCTAGCTTTACTCCACCAGCAACTTTCACGTAAGCATCCTGATTTTGCAGCATAAGCCCTACCCGTTTTTCAAGTACGGCCATCAGTAATGGTACCCGATTGTTATCAAAGCCAGTTGCCATTCGCCTTG contains:
- a CDS encoding PIN/TRAM domain-containing protein, whose amino-acid sequence is MLKKIVHLFFLIAGATIGYLYIPDIIKLLNFTDVKWVASPYLGLLLGAIILFLITYWATDYIVGFLRWTEDTLIKLPVGDLFFGSLGLIIGLVIAFLINIPLKDIQIELVSQVIPLFLTFFLGYFGFQVGFRRRDEFLTLLTVNRKDRERKKSDETETTERIQPKAKILDTSVIIDGRIADICQTSFLEGTIVIPEFVLGELQHIADSSDVLKRNRGRRGLDVLNRIQKEIPVNVEIYEGDFEEIQEVDSKLIKLAKVIDGIVVTNDFNLNKVCDFQGVHVLNINDLANAVKPVVLPGEELMVQVIKDGKEQNQGIAYLDDGTMIVVEEGRNYIGKTIEVLITSVLQTSAGRMIFAKPKLLEKAQ